In Stigmatopora nigra isolate UIUO_SnigA chromosome 2, RoL_Snig_1.1, whole genome shotgun sequence, a single window of DNA contains:
- the iyd gene encoding iodotyrosine deiodinase produces MSVVSVLTPVLVLVLCLVMGFLALRGRRSPTAPAKPWVDEDLRDDSEEAQLREEDEEWVEVNQEKEVAHVPYSPQRHSSEQMLQRSLNFYELMNGRRSVRFISPEPVPLAVIQNVIRAAGTAPSGAHTEPWTFVVVSDPDVKHRIRLIVEEEEEVNYRQRMGDKWVSDLAPLRTNWIKEYLDVTPYLILVFKQTYGILADNKKRTHYYNEISVSIACGLLLAALQNAGLVTVTSTPLNCGPKLRLLLERPLNEKLLMLLPVGYAAEDATVPDLKRKPLQDIMVHI; encoded by the exons ATGTCCGTCGTGTCCGTCCTCACGCCGGTTCTGGTGCTGGTGTTGTGCCTGGTCATGGGCTTCCTGGCGCTGAGGGGGCGTCGGAGCCCCACGGCGCCCGCCAAACCCTGGGTGGACGAGGATCTGCGGGACGACAGTGAGGAGGCCCAACTCAGAGAAG AGGACGAGGAGTGGGTGGAGGTGAACCAGGAGAAAGAAGTGGCCCACGTTCCTTACTCGCCCCAACGCCACTCCAGTGAGCAAATGCTGCAAAGATCGCTGAACTTTTACGAGCTGATGAACGGGCGCAGGTCGGTCCGCTTCATCAGCCCCGAGCCCGTCCCGCTGGCCGTCATCCAAAACGTCATACGTGCCGCGG GCACGGCGCCCAGCGGCGCGCACACGGAACCCTGGACTTTCGTGGTGGTCTCCGACCCCGACGTCAAGCACCGCATCAGGCTGAtcgtggaggaagaggaggaggtcaaCTACCGCCAGAGGATGGGCGACAAGTGGGTCAGCGACCTGGCCCCGCTCAG GACCAACTGGATCAAGGAGTACCTGGACGTGACGCCCTACCTCATCCTCGTCTTCAAGCAGACGTACGGAATCCTGGCCGACAACAAGAAGAGGACGCACTACTACAACGAAATCAGCGTGTCCATCGCTTGCGGGCTCCTGCTGGCCGCACTGCAG AACGCGGGTCTGGTGACGGTGACGTCGACGCCGCTCAACTGCGGGCCCAAGCTGCGGCTGCTGCTGGAGCGACCGCTCAACGAGAAGCTGCTCATGCTGCTTCCGGTGGGCTACGCCGCCGAGGACGCCACCGTGCCCGACCTCAAACGCAAGCCGCTACAAGACATCATGGTGCACATTTGA
- the sec63 gene encoding translocation protein SEC63 homolog has protein sequence MAGQQFQYDDSGNTFFYFLTSFVGLIVIPATYYLWPRDQNVEQLRLKSLRRVHGRCLWYRLRLTKSQQSVVPTLKKAALLFGWAIFLLLAYKVSKLDREYQEYNPYEVLSLDPGAKLPEIKKQYRVLSLKFHPDRGGDEAMFMRIAKAYAALTNEQSRKNWEIYGNPDGPGATSFGIALPAWIVDQKNSMLVLLVYGLAFMVILPVVVGTWWYRSIRYSGDQILINTTQLFMHFMYKTPNMNMKRLAMVLTAAFEFDPRSNKEATIRPTDNIEVPQLIRELGNINVKKKEPPFCYPYSLKARVLVLSHLARMEVSDELEEDQRFVVKKSPALLQEMINVGCQLTMMANSRGGFHAPRLITIENCMKLTQMIVQGLQEAKSPLLQLPHFEEEHLRYCISKKYKVRSLQDLVSLKDSDRRGMLRFMEEEKYDEVMAVLGSFPHITMDTKLQVLDDEDSSNITAGSIVTVTVTLSRKRMAEVFEKEQEPSPCTGEEAAAASAAGATEEAGDAAKGKAKQVWQNKSKGAKKMAKAKKKKLTKKKATPAPAKSKTANGNVAGTEGAPAAKEDEEELSDKGSESDEGEAAKDSASERDEDSDKQSDTEPDEMAGDDEEEWEALQQSIQRRERALLETKSKVTHASYSLYYPEEKQEWWWLYIADRRDQTLVSMPYHVCTLKDTEEVELKFPAPSKTGNYQYSVILRSDSYLGLDQIKALKLEVHEAKAVLDNHPQWDIPDTEEEDEEQEDSDGIEESDEDEDDDD, from the exons ATGGCCGGCCAGCAGTTCCAGTACGATGACAGCGGCAACACGTTTTTCTACTTTCTCACGTCATTTGTGGGTCTCATTGTGATTCCGGCCACCTATTACCTCTGGCCCCGAGACCAAAATGTTG AACAATTGCGCCTGAAAAGCCTGCGGCGGGTGCACGGCAGGTGCTTGTGGTACCGCCTCCGACTGACCAAGTCCCAGCAGAGCGTCGTCCCCACCCTCAA gaaaGCTGCCTTATTGTTTGGCTGGGCCATCTTCCTGCTGCTGGCGTACAAGGTGTCCAAATTGGATCGGGAGTACCAGGAGTATAATCCCTATGAAGTCCTCAGCCTGGACCCG GGAGCCAAACTGCCAGAAATCAAGAAGCAGTACCGCGTGCTGTCGCTGAAATTCCACCCGGACAGAGGCGGCGACGAGGCCATGTTCATGAGGATCGCCAAAGCCTACGCCGC GCTGACCAACGAGCAGTCCCGAAAAAACTGGGAAATCTACGGCAACCCGGACGGCCCGGGCG CGACCAGTTTTGGCATCGCCCTGCCCGCCTGGATTGTAGACCAGAAGAACTCCATGCTg GTGTTGCTGGTGTACGGTTTGGCGTTCATGGTCATCCTGCCCGTGGTGGTG GGCACGTGGTGGTACCGCTCCATCCGGTACAGCGGAGACCAGATCCTCATCAACACCACTCAACTCTTCATGCACTTTATGTACAAGACGCCCAACATGAACATGAAGC GGTTAGCCATGGTGCTGACGGCAGCGTTCGAGTTTGACCCCCGGAGCAATAAAGAAGCCACCATCCGACCCACGGACAACATCGAAGTGCCGCAG TTGATCCGTGAGCTGGGAAACATCAATGTGAAGAAGAAGGAGCCTCCCTTCTGCTACCCGTACAGCCTGAAGGCCCGAGTGTTGGTCCTCTCCCACCTGGCGCGCATGGAGGTTTCCGATGAGCTGGAGGAAG ATCAGCGCTTTGTGGTGAAGAAGAGTCCGGCGCTCCTCCAGGAGATGATCAACGTGGGCTGCCAGCTCACCATGATGGCCAACAGCAGAGGAG GTTTCCACGCGCCGCGGCTGATCACCATCGAGAACTGCATGAAGCTGACGCAGATGATCGTGCAGGGCCTCCAGGAGGCCAAGTCGCCGCTGCTGCAGCTGCCTCACTTTGAGGAGGAGCACCTGCGCTACTGCATCTCCAAGAAGTACAAAGTCCGCAGCCTGCAGGACCTGGTGAGTCTCAAAGACTCGGACAGGCGCGGAATGCTGCGCTTCATGGAGGAGGAGAAATACGACGAGGTCATGGCCGTGCTGGGGAGCTTCCCGCACATCACCATGGACACCAAACTGCAAG TCCTGGACGACGAAGACAGCAGCAACATCACGGCCGGCTCCATCGTCACCGTGACCGTCACCCTCTCCAGGAAGCGAATGGCG GAGGTGTTTGAGAAGGAGCAGGAGCCCTCGCCGTGCACgggggaggaggcggcggcggccagtGCGGCGGGCGCAACCGAAGAAGCG GGAGACGCCGCCAAAGGCAAAGCCAAGCAAGTGTGGCAGAACAAGAGCAAAGGCGCCAAGAAGATGGCAAAGGCCAAGAAGAAGAAATTAACCAAGAAAAAGGCCACGCCGGCGCCGGCCAAAAGCAAGACGGCCAACGGAAACGTGGCGGGAACG GAGGGGGCGCCGGCGGCCAAGGAGGACGAGGAAGAGCTCTCGGACAAAGGCAGCGAGTCGGACGAGGGCGAGGCCGCCAAAGACTCGGCCAGCGAGAGGGACGAAGACAGCGACAAGCAGAGCGACACCGAGCCGGACGAGATGGCCGGAGACGACGAGGAG gagtgGGAGGCGTTGCAGCAGAGCATCCAGAGGAGAGAGCGTGCCCTGCTGGAGACCAAGTCCAAGGTGACGCACGCCTCGTACAGCCTGTACTACCCCGAGGAGAAGCAAGAGTGGTGGTGGCTGTACATCGCCGACCGTCGCGACCAGACCCTGGTGTCCATGCCCTACCACGTTTGCACGCTAAAGGACACCGAGGAG GTGGAGCTCAAGTTTCCGGCACCTTCCAAAACGGGCAACTATCAATACTCGGTCATCCTGCGCTCCGATTCCTACTTGGGACTGGACCAGATCAAAGCACTCAAG CTGGAGGTGCACGAGGCCAAAGCCGTGCTGGACAACCACCCGCAGTGGGACATCCCCGAcacggaggaggaggacgaggagcaggaggacagcGACGGCATCGAGGAGAGCGACGAGGACGAAGATGACGACGACTGA
- the lnc.lemp gene encoding mitoregulin: MADFSERSLQATIVVSFLVGFATGWQANRMRRKFLDWRKKRLQDKLTETQKKIDLS, translated from the coding sequence ATGGCGGACTTTTCGGAAAGGTCGCTACAGGCAACCATCGTGGTGTCCTTCTTGGTCGGTTTCGCGACCGGCTGGCAGGCCAACCGAATGCGTAGGAAGTTTCTGGACTGGCGAAAGAAGAGACTCCAAGATAAACTGACGGAGACGCAGAAGAAAATCGACTTGTCCTGA